A genomic region of Brevibacillus sp. JNUCC-41 contains the following coding sequences:
- a CDS encoding 2-dehydropantoate 2-reductase — protein MRIGIIGGGAIGLLFASHLSEKHGVTLYTHTADQASIIQREGIRLITDGESRLLTGIISKGLDDGISDVELLILAVKQYHLPQILPRIKGIQVPMLFLQNGYGHISYLKQLQSPTIYVGVVEHGAMKHDGNTVEHTGHGITRVASFKGELEQLSLVNERIDHFPFAKSENFHSMLIDKLVVNAVINPLTAILGVENGGLITNPYYYQLFRELFGEISSILEVHNKDESFEHVKSVCMSTAENRSSMLKDIENGRKTEIDAILGHILSEAKSKGKSDCLTSSLYKMVKGKESQGG, from the coding sequence ATGAGAATTGGAATCATTGGGGGAGGGGCCATAGGGCTGCTTTTTGCGTCTCATTTAAGTGAAAAACATGGTGTGACACTTTATACTCATACTGCGGATCAGGCGTCCATCATCCAACGTGAAGGAATCCGTCTTATTACGGATGGTGAAAGCAGGCTGCTGACAGGCATCATTTCCAAGGGCCTGGATGATGGGATATCGGATGTGGAGCTTCTAATATTGGCCGTCAAGCAATATCACCTGCCGCAAATATTGCCTAGGATCAAAGGTATTCAGGTTCCAATGCTATTCTTGCAGAATGGCTATGGGCATATTTCTTATTTAAAGCAGCTTCAATCCCCGACCATATATGTGGGGGTAGTGGAGCATGGGGCAATGAAACATGACGGGAATACCGTGGAGCATACTGGGCACGGCATTACAAGGGTCGCTTCCTTTAAAGGGGAACTTGAGCAACTATCGTTAGTGAATGAAAGGATCGACCATTTTCCTTTTGCGAAGAGTGAGAATTTTCACTCGATGCTGATCGATAAGCTTGTCGTTAATGCAGTGATAAACCCATTAACGGCGATACTTGGTGTGGAAAATGGCGGTTTAATCACTAACCCCTACTATTACCAATTATTTCGAGAACTTTTTGGGGAAATCTCCAGTATTTTGGAGGTTCATAATAAGGATGAGTCATTTGAACATGTGAAATCCGTTTGTATGTCAACTGCAGAAAATCGATCTTCAATGCTAAAAGATATAGAAAATGGCCGCAAAACGGAAATTGATGCTATTTTGGGTCATATCCTCTCGGAGGCAAAGAGTAAAGGGAAAAGTGATTGCCTGACATCTTCTCTATATAAGATGGTCAAAGGAAAAGAGTCTCAGGGGGGATGA
- a CDS encoding DUF3397 domain-containing protein: protein MPYVVSSLAAIFITLPFVGYLLFFISAKQFTGNHRRSVQFAMDMSTLLFVLSVHYLIITIWDKQILWVIMLIMIINAFVVVLVHYKVKEEIIFHKVLKGFWRVNFAFFFVAYLLLFSIGIITSITKIFTT from the coding sequence GTGCCGTACGTAGTTTCGAGCCTTGCCGCGATATTTATTACCTTGCCATTCGTGGGGTATTTACTTTTTTTTATCAGTGCCAAACAATTTACTGGAAACCATAGGCGCTCCGTTCAATTTGCTATGGACATGAGTACGCTGCTGTTCGTATTATCCGTCCATTATTTGATCATTACGATTTGGGATAAGCAAATACTTTGGGTGATCATGCTGATCATGATCATCAACGCATTCGTGGTGGTCCTTGTCCATTACAAGGTAAAAGAAGAAATCATTTTTCATAAGGTATTAAAGGGTTTTTGGAGAGTGAACTTCGCCTTCTTTTTTGTAGCTTACCTTCTATTATTTTCCATTGGAATAATAACAAGTATTACGAAGATATTTACTACATAA
- a CDS encoding nucleotidyltransferase — protein sequence MKACGLVVEYNPFHNGHVLHARESREKTGADVVVAVMSGPFLQRGEPAIVSKWTRAEMALNGGIDLVIELPYAFATQKAEIFAKGSISLLESLGCDSFCFGSEDGRIEPFITAHRILSDNSAAFDAAIKSAMDAGNSYPASAAQAYRSIINDDAGLDLTKPNNILGKEYVSTALSNGYSIRPYTIQRVAAGYHETKLSKEPIASATGIRKAIHEHQELNSVSSYIPQPTLNGLEQYLTHYNALHDWEMYWPMLKYRILSSSLTELAGIYEIEEGIEHRIKEMAKRSSSFSGFMAALKTKRYTWTRLQRMCVHILTHTIKELMIHNDQPAYIRLLGMNGRGQEYLRTVKKGLSLPLISKLSSYQKKDIDTDLRAAQVYALGLPEPYQAALMKREYESPIIFK from the coding sequence ATGAAAGCTTGCGGTTTAGTAGTCGAATATAACCCTTTTCACAATGGACATGTTTTACATGCAAGAGAAAGTAGAGAAAAAACAGGGGCAGATGTTGTGGTCGCTGTTATGAGTGGACCCTTCTTACAGCGTGGCGAGCCCGCTATCGTCAGCAAATGGACACGTGCCGAAATGGCCTTGAACGGCGGCATAGATCTTGTCATTGAGCTGCCCTATGCTTTCGCGACACAGAAGGCGGAAATATTTGCAAAAGGATCTATTTCTCTTTTGGAATCCCTTGGCTGTGACTCCTTTTGCTTTGGTAGCGAGGATGGCAGAATTGAACCATTCATAACCGCCCACAGAATCCTATCGGATAATTCCGCTGCATTTGATGCTGCAATTAAATCGGCTATGGATGCCGGTAATAGTTACCCGGCCAGCGCTGCCCAGGCTTATCGATCGATCATCAATGATGATGCCGGATTGGATTTGACGAAGCCAAATAATATTCTTGGCAAGGAATATGTAAGTACTGCACTTTCAAACGGCTACTCCATTCGTCCTTATACGATTCAAAGGGTCGCTGCCGGATACCATGAAACAAAGTTATCCAAAGAACCTATTGCCAGTGCAACGGGGATACGTAAAGCCATCCATGAACATCAGGAGTTAAATTCCGTTTCCAGTTATATTCCTCAACCGACGCTGAATGGTCTTGAGCAATATTTAACGCACTACAATGCTTTGCATGACTGGGAAATGTATTGGCCCATGTTGAAATACCGAATCCTTTCTTCCTCTTTAACCGAATTGGCAGGGATTTACGAAATTGAGGAAGGGATTGAACATAGGATAAAGGAGATGGCCAAACGATCTTCGAGCTTTTCGGGATTCATGGCAGCCCTGAAGACAAAACGCTACACATGGACACGGCTGCAACGAATGTGTGTCCATATATTGACTCATACAATAAAGGAACTGATGATTCACAATGACCAGCCAGCCTATATCAGACTTCTTGGCATGAATGGCCGGGGGCAAGAATATCTTCGCACTGTAAAAAAAGGCTTATCCCTCCCGCTCATCTCTAAACTTTCGTCCTATCAGAAAAAGGACATCGATACGGACTTGCGAGCGGCACAGGTGTATGCACTGGGCTTGCCGGAACCATATCAGGCTGCATTGATGAAACGGGAATATGAATCTCCCATCATTTTTAAATGA
- the ylbJ gene encoding sporulation integral membrane protein YlbJ encodes MLKSKSKTVLLATSVTMMAVGLIIFPQESFEASKGGLNIWWTIVFPSLLPFLILSELLISFGVVRFIGVMLEPFMRPLFRVPGVGGFVWAMGLASGFPAGAKFTVRLRQEEQLTRIEAERLVCFTNSSNPLFLFVAVAVGFFHNPHLGIILALSHYLGNFCVGIIMRFYRWKEEKSHTNAMAKLPSIRQAFSQMHRTRIKETRPFGSLLGDAVLSSIQTLLMIGGFIILFSVVNKLLFHMNITGLLANVVGGILRIFSFPDSLSLPFISGMFEMTLGSKLTSTVEDATLFQQTAMTSFILAFNGFSIQAQVASIIAVTDIRFTPYFLARIAHGLLASIITILLWEPFYKGNMYSGSPINAFPVSGSGEHANSLYQNMLDFGPILTLVSLILYIIIFTKRLFKGLS; translated from the coding sequence TTGCTAAAATCAAAATCCAAAACAGTACTGTTAGCTACCTCCGTCACGATGATGGCAGTTGGCTTGATCATCTTCCCCCAAGAATCCTTTGAGGCTTCCAAAGGCGGACTGAATATTTGGTGGACAATTGTTTTCCCTTCGCTTCTACCTTTCTTGATTCTCTCGGAGTTATTAATCAGTTTCGGCGTTGTCAGGTTCATTGGCGTCATGCTCGAACCATTTATGCGTCCCTTATTCCGTGTACCAGGAGTGGGCGGTTTCGTTTGGGCGATGGGACTTGCATCAGGGTTTCCCGCTGGAGCGAAATTCACTGTAAGGCTTCGTCAGGAAGAACAATTGACCCGCATCGAAGCTGAAAGACTCGTTTGTTTTACTAATTCATCCAATCCATTGTTCCTGTTCGTTGCCGTTGCCGTTGGGTTTTTTCATAATCCTCATTTAGGTATCATCCTTGCCCTTTCCCACTACCTAGGAAATTTTTGTGTAGGCATCATCATGCGTTTTTACCGTTGGAAAGAAGAAAAATCCCATACAAATGCAATGGCCAAGCTCCCCTCCATAAGACAAGCCTTTAGCCAAATGCATCGAACCAGGATAAAAGAAACAAGACCATTTGGCAGTTTACTTGGAGATGCGGTACTCTCCTCCATTCAAACCCTATTAATGATCGGGGGGTTCATCATTCTCTTTTCGGTGGTGAACAAGCTTTTATTTCATATGAATATTACCGGATTGCTAGCTAACGTGGTCGGAGGAATTTTACGTATTTTCAGTTTCCCCGATTCCTTAAGCCTTCCCTTCATATCAGGCATGTTTGAAATGACTCTTGGTTCAAAATTAACCAGTACGGTCGAAGATGCGACACTCTTTCAACAAACTGCGATGACAAGTTTCATCTTAGCTTTCAACGGTTTCAGCATTCAAGCGCAAGTTGCCAGCATCATTGCCGTAACAGACATTCGTTTCACTCCCTATTTTCTGGCAAGGATAGCACATGGCCTTCTGGCATCCATTATTACCATCTTACTTTGGGAACCATTCTATAAAGGCAATATGTACAGCGGCAGCCCGATAAACGCATTCCCAGTCAGCGGTTCAGGTGAACACGCGAATTCACTATATCAGAACATGCTTGATTTCGGACCCATTCTAACACTCGTATCTTTGATCCTATACATCATCATATTTACCAAAAGGCTATTCAAAGGCCTTTCTTAA
- a CDS encoding N-acetyltransferase, with protein MEYKVERLLVNFKTLEEFKKFKEYGIQELSMLDDLEGNIIENDSQSPFYGIFYGDKLVARMSLYKRSAKFDEYFDKSRDFLVLWKLEVLPNYQKKGYGRALVEFAKSLNMPIKTNPRVHSQDFWKKMGFSAVSYDLDRDLGENPLIWSPFDIQDNKEIDTQE; from the coding sequence ATGGAATACAAGGTGGAACGATTACTTGTAAATTTTAAAACGCTTGAGGAATTCAAAAAATTCAAAGAATACGGGATACAGGAACTGTCAATGCTAGATGATTTAGAAGGTAACATCATCGAAAATGACAGCCAATCACCTTTTTACGGAATCTTTTATGGCGACAAACTTGTAGCACGCATGAGCCTGTATAAAAGAAGCGCTAAATTCGACGAATATTTTGACAAGTCTAGGGACTTCCTTGTTCTTTGGAAACTTGAAGTCCTGCCTAACTATCAGAAAAAAGGTTATGGAAGAGCTTTGGTCGAATTCGCCAAAAGCCTGAACATGCCTATCAAAACCAATCCAAGAGTTCATTCACAAGACTTTTGGAAAAAGATGGGTTTTTCTGCTGTTTCCTATGATTTGGACAGGGACCTTGGAGAAAACCCGCTGATTTGGAGCCCATTTGACATACAAGATAATAAAGAAATAGATACACAAGAATAA
- a CDS encoding RsfA family transcriptional regulator, producing MTIARQDAWTHDEDLLLAEVVLRHIREGSTQLKAFEEVGKQLSRTSAACGFRWNSFVRKQYKSGIELAKKQRKEQVVDNPEMERDSVAAVENVTVGEKAPEHEDKESITLQEVILYLTKMDEFFQLDNKEKERISERSLFLERENVRLLEENELLKENLRAVEEDYRALMQIMERARKLSVQEDEKTNPKVSFQMDKNGNLERVNK from the coding sequence ATGACGATTGCGAGACAAGATGCATGGACTCATGATGAGGATCTGTTGTTGGCTGAAGTGGTACTGAGGCATATACGAGAAGGCAGTACACAATTAAAGGCGTTTGAAGAAGTGGGGAAACAGTTATCGAGGACATCTGCCGCTTGTGGGTTCCGTTGGAATTCATTTGTAAGGAAGCAATATAAGTCAGGGATAGAGCTGGCGAAAAAACAAAGGAAAGAACAGGTAGTCGATAATCCTGAAATGGAAAGGGATTCGGTTGCAGCGGTGGAGAATGTCACGGTTGGAGAAAAAGCGCCCGAGCATGAAGATAAAGAATCTATTACCCTTCAGGAAGTTATATTATATTTAACTAAAATGGATGAATTCTTTCAGCTTGATAATAAGGAAAAAGAACGGATTTCTGAGCGGTCCCTATTTCTTGAACGGGAAAATGTCCGGTTGTTGGAAGAAAATGAATTGCTTAAAGAAAACCTGAGAGCTGTTGAGGAAGATTACCGTGCGTTAATGCAGATTATGGAGCGCGCAAGAAAACTTAGTGTACAAGAGGACGAAAAGACTAATCCGAAGGTGAGTTTTCAAATGGATAAGAATGGTAATCTGGAAAGGGTCAATAAATAA
- a CDS encoding enoyl-CoA hydratase/isomerase family protein — protein sequence MDQVIEVEKDKRGFMKLLFNRPEKRNAVNYQLMDELESILSEAAFDDEVKLLVLTGAGSEAFCSGGDLREFQDLHTEEEAFAMLSKMGEILYKLAVFPKPTIALINGSAFGGGCEIATACDFRLAKSEVKLGFVQGTLGITTGWGGASLLLEKIPEQTALKLLLDAKIHKAEEAKEFGFVDEIVGEGTEGWERFAEDFLSHEIGVLMAYKRLLVRKWQGSGLKGRMDAEIRECAKLWASDEHHAAVDRFLKKKK from the coding sequence ATGGATCAGGTGATTGAAGTTGAAAAGGATAAACGCGGTTTCATGAAGCTCTTATTTAATAGACCGGAGAAAAGGAATGCCGTGAATTATCAATTGATGGACGAACTTGAGTCGATATTGTCAGAAGCTGCATTCGATGATGAAGTTAAGTTGCTAGTCCTGACAGGGGCGGGATCTGAGGCATTCTGTTCAGGCGGGGATCTAAGGGAATTTCAGGATTTGCACACAGAAGAAGAGGCCTTTGCTATGTTATCAAAAATGGGTGAAATTCTGTATAAACTAGCAGTTTTCCCAAAACCAACAATAGCGCTCATCAATGGAAGTGCTTTCGGCGGTGGATGCGAAATAGCGACAGCTTGTGATTTCAGATTAGCAAAGAGCGAAGTCAAGCTAGGGTTTGTGCAAGGTACCCTGGGAATAACGACAGGCTGGGGCGGTGCTTCACTTTTACTTGAAAAAATACCAGAGCAAACAGCGCTAAAGCTATTATTGGATGCAAAAATACATAAAGCTGAGGAAGCAAAGGAATTTGGTTTCGTAGATGAGATAGTCGGAGAAGGTACGGAAGGATGGGAAAGGTTCGCAGAAGATTTTCTCAGCCATGAGATAGGGGTATTGATGGCCTATAAACGATTGCTGGTCCGTAAATGGCAGGGTAGCGGGCTTAAAGGAAGAATGGACGCGGAAATCCGGGAATGTGCTAAACTGTGGGCAAGTGATGAGCATCATGCTGCGGTCGATCGCTTTTTAAAAAAGAAAAAATAA
- a CDS encoding YceD family protein, with protein sequence MKWTISQLQKIRDKDLRFDELVDVLDIRERDPQIRDVSPIRVAGRADISSTEITFHLHLSGELTLPCSRTLVDVKYPIDIDTKETFLLKADGADFYGDDVTVVEGEVVDLIPVIKENLLLEIPMQVFCEDVDSNEAAPQSGKDWAVISEEENEHKVDPRFAKLADFFDNNKES encoded by the coding sequence TTGAAATGGACGATTAGTCAACTTCAAAAAATTCGGGACAAAGATTTACGGTTTGATGAACTGGTGGATGTCTTGGACATTAGAGAAAGAGACCCGCAAATTCGCGATGTTTCTCCGATCAGAGTAGCAGGAAGAGCTGATATCAGCTCGACCGAGATTACTTTTCACTTGCATCTTTCAGGTGAATTAACATTACCTTGCTCCCGTACACTGGTAGACGTTAAATATCCGATTGATATTGATACAAAGGAAACCTTTCTTTTAAAGGCAGATGGCGCTGATTTCTACGGAGATGATGTCACTGTTGTGGAAGGTGAAGTTGTAGACCTAATACCGGTAATTAAAGAAAATTTATTGCTAGAAATTCCGATGCAGGTTTTTTGTGAGGATGTCGATTCGAACGAAGCTGCTCCTCAATCCGGGAAAGACTGGGCCGTTATTTCTGAAGAGGAAAATGAGCACAAGGTTGATCCGAGATTTGCAAAGCTTGCCGACTTTTTTGACAACAATAAAGAATCTTGA
- the coaD gene encoding pantetheine-phosphate adenylyltransferase, translated as MSKIAICPGSFDPITFGHLDIIQRGANVFDEVYVVIVNNSAKNSLFTVEERLDLITEATAHMPNVKVDFYQGLTVDYAESVSANAIIRGLRATSDFEYEMQGTSMNRFLNNKIESFFIMTKNQYSFLSSSIVKEVAKYGGDISELVPSVVEKALAKKYEGLKG; from the coding sequence ATGTCCAAAATAGCGATTTGTCCGGGGAGTTTTGATCCAATAACATTTGGTCATCTTGATATCATTCAAAGGGGAGCGAATGTTTTTGATGAGGTATATGTGGTCATCGTGAACAATTCAGCGAAAAATTCACTTTTTACTGTGGAGGAGAGACTGGATTTGATTACTGAAGCGACGGCCCATATGCCGAATGTTAAAGTGGATTTCTATCAGGGATTGACGGTCGACTATGCTGAAAGCGTTTCCGCGAATGCCATCATCAGGGGATTGAGGGCGACTTCCGACTTTGAATATGAAATGCAGGGAACTTCGATGAACCGATTCCTAAACAATAAAATAGAGTCATTCTTTATCATGACGAAAAATCAATATTCTTTCTTGAGTTCAAGTATCGTGAAAGAGGTTGCGAAGTATGGCGGGGATATCTCCGAACTAGTGCCGAGCGTCGTCGAGAAGGCTCTGGCCAAAAAATACGAGGGACTGAAAGGATAG
- a CDS encoding SepM family pheromone-processing serine protease: protein MSRKMYVRTFLVVAILLIASALYSLPFYVSKPGMAKELEPIIEVSGGDEAKGSFMLTTVRMGRANVYSYMMAKWSKYQELYPETSIRSEDETDEEYNIRQLHLMDGSKNNAIQIAYEKAGKEVEYEYLGVYVLDVLKGMPAAKELKAGDQIIQVDDVKFKSAQEFMNYINGKKAGDKVKIVYKREETEKTSILSLQPFKNDPNRVGIGISLDDNRKVNTKPAISIDSEQIGGPSAGLMFSLEIYNQLTKGDLTKGYDIAGTGTMSDDGTVGPIGGIQQKIVAADKSGAEIFFAPNENGAAGSNYEDALIAAKDIDTDMKIVPVDNFDDAIAYLTKLKGKEK from the coding sequence ATGAGCCGTAAAATGTATGTACGCACTTTCCTGGTGGTGGCTATACTTCTCATAGCATCAGCCCTTTATTCCCTACCTTTTTATGTATCAAAACCAGGAATGGCCAAAGAATTGGAGCCAATCATTGAGGTATCCGGAGGAGATGAAGCAAAAGGAAGCTTTATGTTAACCACGGTAAGGATGGGCCGGGCGAATGTATATTCCTACATGATGGCGAAGTGGAGCAAATATCAGGAACTTTATCCCGAAACCTCCATTCGAAGCGAAGATGAAACAGATGAAGAATATAATATCAGGCAGCTGCACTTAATGGATGGTTCTAAAAATAATGCCATTCAGATCGCATATGAAAAAGCAGGGAAAGAGGTCGAATACGAGTACCTGGGTGTTTATGTTTTGGACGTGCTAAAAGGAATGCCGGCAGCTAAAGAGCTGAAAGCGGGCGATCAAATCATTCAGGTCGATGATGTTAAATTCAAGTCTGCGCAGGAATTCATGAACTATATTAACGGAAAGAAGGCTGGAGACAAAGTTAAAATAGTGTATAAGCGGGAAGAGACGGAGAAAACGTCCATTCTTTCTTTGCAGCCTTTTAAAAATGACCCAAATAGGGTAGGGATAGGCATTTCGCTGGATGATAATCGAAAAGTGAACACAAAACCGGCGATTTCCATAGATTCAGAACAAATAGGCGGTCCTTCTGCTGGTTTAATGTTTTCATTGGAAATTTATAATCAATTAACAAAGGGCGATCTTACAAAAGGATATGACATAGCGGGTACAGGAACGATGTCCGACGATGGGACAGTCGGTCCAATTGGCGGAATTCAACAGAAAATAGTTGCAGCCGATAAGTCTGGAGCCGAAATATTCTTTGCCCCGAATGAAAACGGAGCAGCAGGTTCGAATTATGAAGATGCACTTATTGCAGCAAAGGATATCGACACGGACATGAAGATCGTGCCGGTGGACAACTTTGATGATGCAATAGCCTATTTAACGAAGCTAAAAGGAAAAGAAAAATGA
- the rpmF gene encoding 50S ribosomal protein L32 translates to MAVPFRRTSKTVKRKRRTHFKLQVPGMVECPSCGGMTLSHHVCKECGTYKGKEVVAK, encoded by the coding sequence ATGGCTGTACCTTTTAGAAGAACGTCGAAAACTGTAAAAAGAAAACGTCGTACGCACTTCAAGCTTCAAGTACCTGGTATGGTAGAATGCCCGAGCTGTGGTGGAATGACTCTTTCACATCACGTTTGTAAAGAATGTGGAACATATAAAGGAAAAGAAGTTGTCGCAAAATAA
- a CDS encoding patatin-like phospholipase family protein, translating to MAKPKVGLALGSGGARGFAHIGVIKVLQQEGIPIDMIAGSSMGAMVAAFYGAGSDIERLYKLSRAFKRKYYLDFTIPKMGFISGKRTKDLIRVFTYGKKFEELDIPVAVVATDIKTGEKVIFQEGPIAPAVRASISIPGIFIPEKIGNRLLVDGGVVDRVPVSVVKDMGADIIIGVDVAHVKQDMEINSIYDVIMQSLDILQMELVKSREFASDVMIRPRVEKYSSKSFTNVQEIISIGEEAARGKIDQIKQSIVTWKESFEDEP from the coding sequence TTGGCGAAACCAAAGGTCGGGCTTGCACTTGGGTCAGGAGGAGCTAGGGGGTTTGCACATATTGGCGTGATAAAGGTATTGCAGCAAGAAGGCATTCCGATAGATATGATTGCCGGAAGCAGCATGGGGGCCATGGTTGCTGCCTTTTATGGAGCGGGTTCGGATATCGAGAGGCTATATAAGTTGTCCCGTGCATTTAAGCGAAAGTATTATTTAGACTTCACCATACCTAAAATGGGCTTCATTTCGGGAAAACGGACAAAGGATTTAATCAGGGTATTTACATATGGCAAAAAATTTGAAGAACTTGATATTCCTGTGGCAGTGGTCGCCACTGATATAAAAACTGGGGAAAAAGTCATTTTTCAGGAAGGTCCCATCGCACCGGCTGTAAGGGCAAGCATCTCCATTCCTGGCATTTTCATTCCCGAAAAAATCGGAAACAGACTGCTTGTTGATGGAGGAGTGGTTGACAGGGTTCCTGTTTCAGTTGTGAAGGATATGGGAGCAGACATCATAATTGGTGTGGATGTAGCCCACGTAAAACAGGATATGGAGATAAACTCCATTTATGACGTCATCATGCAAAGCCTCGATATTCTGCAAATGGAGCTGGTTAAAAGCAGGGAGTTTGCCTCAGACGTCATGATACGTCCCAGGGTGGAGAAATACAGCTCGAAATCATTTACAAACGTACAGGAAATAATTAGTATTGGAGAAGAAGCTGCAAGAGGAAAGATAGATCAAATTAAGCAGAGTATTGTTACTTGGAAGGAGTCCTTTGAAGATGAGCCGTAA
- the bshC gene encoding bacillithiol biosynthesis cysteine-adding enzyme BshC: MEMKDLALPSLNRFASDYLQNRLETEDYFHYDLSKPDIYLNRYNELMNRSFLRDELSDYIQQYMSRFAISEAVKANIERLRKDDSVVVIGGQQAGLLSGPLYTIHKVISIIKLAEEQEKELGQPVIPVFWIAGEDHDLAEVNHVYVMKNGKPDKKTYPSYQPYKTMVSDVELETDKAEKWFEEIIETYGETAFTNKLLIDMKETIKQSNTFVDFFARLIHEWFKEYGLLLVDAGDPELRRMEKAYFESMINESGRIAEVVEEQQSFMHAKGYAKMIEMDNRAANLFYYDPEKKDRCLLERVEGGFSGKNGEVSFTGEELLQIAKNHPERLSNNVITRPLMQEMLFPVLAFVSGPGEIAYWAELKKAFELFSMKMPPIIPRLNITLVERSIHSDLEEMELSLETVLTEGTANAVKSYLDSVKDETIDTLFGTLKSQLEENHEKLFAHAVSLDRALEPMLNKNIEFIQKQLNFMYGKIGDRTKERHSVTLKKYERIANSLYPLGSPQERIWNVFYYLNQYGPEFVRDMMKLEYRFNNQHKLIFI, from the coding sequence ATGGAGATGAAAGATCTCGCGTTACCATCTTTAAACCGTTTTGCATCGGACTATTTACAAAACCGTCTTGAAACGGAGGATTATTTTCACTATGACTTGTCTAAGCCTGACATTTATCTCAATAGATATAATGAATTGATGAACCGCTCTTTTTTACGTGATGAATTGTCGGATTACATACAACAATACATGTCTCGTTTTGCAATCAGTGAGGCAGTTAAGGCGAATATTGAAAGGTTGCGCAAGGATGATTCCGTTGTGGTGATTGGAGGACAGCAGGCTGGGTTATTATCAGGGCCGCTGTATACCATTCATAAAGTGATTTCGATCATTAAGCTTGCGGAAGAACAGGAAAAAGAACTGGGGCAGCCAGTCATTCCAGTCTTTTGGATAGCTGGAGAAGATCATGATTTGGCTGAAGTCAATCATGTTTATGTTATGAAAAACGGTAAACCCGATAAGAAAACCTATCCTTCCTATCAGCCTTATAAAACAATGGTTTCTGATGTAGAGCTGGAAACGGATAAGGCTGAGAAGTGGTTTGAGGAAATCATTGAAACTTATGGAGAAACGGCCTTTACGAATAAACTCCTGATTGATATGAAGGAAACCATTAAGCAATCGAATACTTTCGTCGATTTCTTTGCCAGACTGATTCATGAATGGTTCAAAGAATATGGCCTTTTACTAGTTGATGCCGGAGATCCGGAGTTAAGGCGAATGGAGAAGGCATACTTTGAATCGATGATCAATGAAAGTGGACGGATTGCTGAAGTGGTCGAGGAACAGCAATCATTCATGCATGCGAAAGGGTATGCAAAAATGATTGAAATGGATAATCGGGCAGCTAATTTATTTTATTATGATCCAGAAAAAAAAGATCGATGTTTACTCGAACGTGTAGAAGGCGGTTTCAGCGGTAAAAACGGTGAGGTATCATTTACCGGGGAGGAACTCTTGCAGATTGCCAAAAATCATCCAGAACGATTAAGCAACAATGTCATTACACGCCCGCTCATGCAGGAAATGCTTTTCCCTGTATTGGCTTTCGTTTCTGGACCAGGGGAAATAGCTTATTGGGCAGAATTAAAAAAGGCATTTGAGTTGTTTTCCATGAAGATGCCCCCAATCATTCCTAGGTTAAACATCACGCTGGTAGAGCGCAGTATCCATAGCGACCTTGAAGAAATGGAACTCAGTTTGGAAACTGTTCTGACTGAAGGAACCGCTAATGCTGTGAAAAGTTACCTTGATTCGGTGAAAGATGAGACGATTGACACCCTGTTCGGGACACTGAAATCACAGCTTGAAGAGAACCATGAAAAGCTATTTGCCCACGCTGTCTCTTTAGATAGAGCACTTGAGCCGATGTTGAATAAAAACATTGAATTCATACAAAAGCAATTGAATTTCATGTATGGCAAAATCGGTGACCGTACAAAGGAACGGCATTCGGTCACATTGAAAAAATATGAACGGATCGCAAATTCACTGTACCCTCTTGGATCACCCCAAGAAAGGATTTGGAATGTGTTTTATTACTTGAATCAATACGGGCCAGAGTTCGTACGGGATATGATGAAACTGGAATACCGGTTCAATAATCAGCATAAATTGATTTTCATTTAG